The Aggregatilinea lenta genome includes a region encoding these proteins:
- a CDS encoding phosphotransacetylase family protein, whose protein sequence is MKRLYITSVSTYSGKTALSLGLGLRMQAAGFKVGYLKPVSTQPYMVGGRVLDEDADFVRRTLGLETPPWELSPAVITSEILDEVMAGTLERDLLAEVKQAIEAASEDNDIVLLEGGASMREGYAVGLNTLNMVEALDVPVLSVVSYNGEECVTGMCVLDDALAAQKRVEDHLLGLVINAVPREDMAYVRERVVPFLEKHGIKVYGVLPYDPYLRALSVGEIVSALGAKILTGSHLMERLVEHMSVGAMSVEAALPRFRRQLNKAVFTGGDRTDIQAAALETSTTCLVLTGNLQPTSTILKRAEELNVAVLLVPDSTLEAVEKVEGVFGKTSLGQPEKLSRFQAMLSEHLDYAALLRDLGL, encoded by the coding sequence ATGAAACGTTTGTACATTACATCCGTGAGTACTTATTCCGGCAAGACGGCGCTGAGCCTGGGCCTCGGTCTGCGCATGCAGGCAGCAGGCTTTAAAGTTGGCTACCTGAAGCCGGTGAGCACCCAGCCCTACATGGTAGGCGGGCGCGTGCTGGACGAAGACGCGGACTTTGTGCGCCGCACGCTGGGCCTCGAGACGCCGCCGTGGGAACTGTCTCCGGCTGTAATCACGAGCGAGATCCTCGACGAAGTGATGGCGGGCACGCTGGAGCGCGACCTGCTGGCGGAAGTCAAGCAGGCCATCGAGGCTGCGAGCGAAGACAACGACATCGTGCTGCTCGAAGGTGGCGCGAGCATGCGTGAAGGATACGCGGTCGGGCTGAACACGCTGAACATGGTTGAAGCGCTCGATGTGCCGGTGCTGAGTGTGGTGAGCTACAACGGCGAGGAATGCGTGACCGGTATGTGCGTGCTGGACGACGCCCTGGCCGCACAGAAGCGCGTCGAAGATCACCTGCTGGGCCTGGTGATCAACGCCGTGCCGCGCGAGGATATGGCCTACGTGCGCGAGCGCGTGGTGCCGTTCCTGGAGAAGCACGGCATCAAAGTCTACGGCGTGCTGCCGTACGACCCGTACCTGCGCGCGCTGAGCGTGGGCGAGATCGTCTCCGCGCTGGGCGCGAAGATCCTGACCGGCTCGCACCTGATGGAGCGGCTGGTCGAGCACATGAGCGTGGGCGCGATGTCGGTCGAGGCGGCTCTGCCGCGCTTCCGGCGTCAGCTCAACAAGGCTGTCTTCACCGGCGGCGACCGCACGGATATCCAGGCGGCGGCGCTCGAAACCTCGACGACCTGCCTCGTGCTGACGGGCAACCTTCAGCCCACCTCCACCATCCTCAAGCGCGCCGAAGAGCTGAACGTCGCGGTGCTGCTGGTGCCGGACAGCACGCTCGAAGCGGTAGAAAAGGTCGAGGGCGTGTTTGGCAAGACCAGCCTGGGCCAGCCCGAAAAACTGAGCCGCTTCCAGGCGATGCTCTCCGAGCACCTGGATTACGCCGCCCTGCTGCGCGATCTGGGCCTTTAG
- a CDS encoding AEC family transporter — protein MADLLSVLYNVISPIFIVAGVAWVADRRIGLDPQPLSRALIYVFSPCLVLNSLVHSDMGGDEALSLAAVAFFGSIGMALVAWGVARAWGFDQRLESAFMLGVVLINAGNYGLPLNRLAFGPEGESRAMIYFIATYMISNSLGVFLAARGSRSTWEAVRTVFTIPLPYAVFAGLFLNVTKVPLPGPVNETVGLLAQASIPSMLVVLGIQLSRAHFAGRIAPMLAAGGLRLLVSPLIALGLVLLLGLTGVTRQVAIIEAAMPSAVISSVLATEFGADSDFVTGVVLLTTLASILTLSVLLLLVGWSG, from the coding sequence ATGGCCGATCTGCTTTCGGTTCTCTATAACGTCATCAGTCCCATCTTTATTGTTGCAGGCGTTGCATGGGTTGCGGACCGCCGGATTGGCCTCGATCCGCAGCCGCTGTCGCGCGCGCTCATTTACGTGTTCTCGCCCTGCCTGGTGCTGAACAGCCTCGTGCATTCCGACATGGGCGGCGACGAGGCGCTGTCGCTGGCCGCGGTGGCGTTCTTCGGGTCGATCGGGATGGCGCTGGTAGCGTGGGGCGTCGCGCGGGCGTGGGGCTTCGACCAGCGGCTGGAAAGCGCATTTATGCTCGGCGTGGTGCTGATCAACGCCGGAAACTACGGGTTGCCGCTCAACCGCCTCGCGTTCGGCCCTGAGGGTGAATCGCGGGCGATGATCTACTTCATCGCCACATACATGATCTCCAATTCACTCGGCGTATTTCTGGCCGCACGCGGCAGCCGCTCGACGTGGGAAGCGGTGCGCACGGTGTTTACGATCCCGCTGCCTTACGCCGTGTTTGCGGGCCTGTTCCTGAACGTGACGAAAGTGCCGCTGCCAGGGCCGGTGAACGAAACGGTCGGGCTGCTGGCGCAGGCGTCGATCCCCAGCATGCTCGTCGTACTGGGCATCCAGCTCTCACGGGCGCACTTCGCGGGGCGGATCGCGCCGATGCTGGCGGCTGGCGGCTTGCGGCTGCTCGTGTCGCCGCTGATCGCGTTGGGGCTGGTGCTGCTGTTGGGGCTGACGGGCGTCACGCGGCAGGTGGCGATCATCGAGGCGGCGATGCCGTCCGCCGTGATCAGTAGCGTGTTGGCAACCGAGTTCGGCGCGGATTCCGACTTCGTGACGGGCGTCGTGCTCCTGACGACGCTGGCGAGCATCCTCACGCTGAGCGTGCTGCTGCTGCTCGTCGGGTGGAGTGGGTAA
- a CDS encoding HEAT repeat domain-containing protein, with the protein MVTKQTTTSKFGRTLNLLRDPDASFTAEAIYSLSDLDGAQWDAFRAAWPDLSAERRRNLVLRLVETAETNFELDFSAIIHMALQDPDSEVRRSAVEGVLEDAAMNTIERVIQMALHDPFSDVRAAATRTLGLFVLRGELGKLPDYFNTRLQDAVLALYYDLHEDFDVRRRALEAISNCGREGVKDLIHEAYQSDDLPMRVSAVYAMGRSCDETWAKQILDELSSDEPELRYEAARASGELELQKALPRLIELAYDDDREIQEAAIWAMGEIGGSTARKVLNELAALADDAGDDELNDAIAEAQSMATLAGQDLLPLFDFGDLDEDDDDDDLGYDLLRDEDEDEDEEEDYEEEDDEAWASDEEDYRF; encoded by the coding sequence ATGGTTACCAAGCAGACAACCACGTCAAAGTTTGGGCGCACGCTGAACCTGCTGCGCGATCCCGACGCCTCGTTCACCGCCGAGGCGATCTACAGCCTGTCGGATCTGGACGGGGCACAGTGGGACGCATTCCGCGCGGCCTGGCCCGACCTCTCTGCCGAACGGCGCCGCAACCTCGTGCTGCGGCTGGTCGAAACGGCTGAGACAAACTTTGAGCTGGACTTCAGCGCGATCATTCACATGGCGCTGCAAGATCCCGATTCCGAAGTGCGCCGCAGCGCGGTGGAAGGCGTGCTTGAAGACGCCGCGATGAACACCATCGAGCGCGTGATCCAGATGGCACTACACGATCCGTTCTCGGACGTGCGCGCCGCGGCGACCCGCACGCTGGGGCTGTTCGTGCTGCGGGGCGAGCTGGGCAAGCTGCCCGACTATTTCAACACTCGCCTGCAAGACGCCGTGCTGGCGCTCTATTACGACCTCCACGAGGACTTCGACGTGCGCCGCCGCGCGTTGGAGGCCATCTCCAACTGCGGACGCGAAGGCGTCAAGGACCTGATCCACGAGGCGTACCAGTCCGACGATCTGCCAATGCGCGTCAGCGCGGTCTATGCGATGGGCCGGTCGTGCGACGAAACGTGGGCCAAGCAGATCCTGGACGAGCTGTCCAGCGACGAGCCGGAACTGCGCTACGAAGCGGCCCGCGCCTCCGGCGAGCTGGAGCTGCAAAAGGCCCTGCCCCGCCTGATCGAGCTGGCCTACGACGACGACCGCGAGATCCAGGAGGCCGCGATCTGGGCGATGGGCGAGATCGGCGGCAGCACCGCGCGCAAGGTACTCAACGAACTGGCCGCGCTGGCCGACGACGCGGGCGACGACGAACTCAACGACGCGATCGCCGAGGCGCAGTCGATGGCGACGCTCGCCGGGCAGGATCTGCTGCCGCTGTTCGACTTCGGCGACCTCGACGAGGACGACGATGACGACGATCTCGGCTATGACCTGCTGCGCGACGAAGACGAAGATGAGGACGAGGAAGAGGATTACGAAGAGGAAGATGACGAAGCCTGGGCCAGTGACGAGGAAGACTATCGCTTCTAG
- a CDS encoding tetratricopeptide repeat protein, which yields MAENATNSTSDQPQKPPMNEEAFRRMMRQAAFLLTHGSSREAIPLLEECLEFHPDDVDVLTNLAGAYILAERHRHAVPLMERASELAPENPAVWSNLGAAYLGKLITANAERRARALAAYARVIELDPSYPNVHYNVGLIHIDRREWNEAFAAFTRALETNPNDEDAHNMRRRVDELRNQPTDHSASD from the coding sequence ATGGCCGAAAACGCTACGAACTCGACTTCTGACCAGCCTCAGAAGCCGCCCATGAACGAAGAAGCCTTCCGCCGCATGATGCGCCAGGCGGCCTTCCTGCTGACGCACGGCAGTAGCCGCGAGGCGATCCCGCTGCTGGAAGAATGCCTGGAATTCCACCCGGACGACGTAGACGTGCTGACCAACCTCGCCGGAGCCTACATCCTGGCCGAGCGTCACCGCCACGCCGTGCCGCTGATGGAGCGCGCCTCCGAGCTGGCCCCGGAAAACCCCGCCGTGTGGTCCAACCTCGGCGCAGCCTACCTGGGCAAGCTGATCACGGCCAACGCCGAGCGGCGCGCGCGCGCGCTGGCGGCCTATGCGCGCGTCATCGAGCTTGATCCGAGCTATCCGAACGTGCACTACAATGTGGGCCTGATCCACATCGACCGCCGCGAGTGGAACGAGGCCTTCGCCGCCTTCACTCGCGCGCTGGAAACGAACCCGAACGACGAGGATGCGCACAACATGCGCCGCCGCGTGGATGAGCTGCGCAACCAACCCACCGATCACTCGGCGTCCGACTAA
- the pyk gene encoding pyruvate kinase translates to MESHLDYHKRTKIVATIGPASSDVGMLRAMIRAGMDVARINFSHGDYETHARNIANIRHVAAEEDVVVAIIGDLQGPKLRLGDLAVDPLELTEGDELTLSPHENADPEQPFLVPMPHPDVLRDLKLGDRMLVDDGQMEFVVRSKKGDTVVIEVLTGGMLHSRKGVSLPDTSLTLSAITDKDREDVKFAIEQKVDFIAMSFVRSADDLRELGWLVRHLNGDVALIAKIEKAEAIVNFEGILEHSDAIMVARGDLGVETPAERVPVYQKTIIRRCNQVGKPVITATQMLNSMIESPRPTRAEASDVANAIFDGTDAVMLSGETAVGKYPLQSIEIMTRIAHIAEQYLREHHESQPKLTLDELHTEQRRSVSAAISHVTDEIADLLDAKLIVASTWTGYTARRVARERPYTPILAATPSRITYNRLALVWGVRPMLVDEFRTIDEMTEVIMRTAGEQEMVEPGDLVVIIGGVPFGVGNQTNFMKVLRVGERE, encoded by the coding sequence ATGGAATCGCACCTGGACTACCACAAGCGGACCAAGATCGTAGCGACCATTGGGCCGGCATCGTCTGATGTCGGCATGCTGCGGGCGATGATCCGCGCCGGGATGGACGTCGCGCGCATCAACTTCAGCCACGGGGATTACGAAACGCACGCCCGTAATATCGCCAACATCCGGCATGTGGCGGCGGAGGAAGATGTAGTCGTCGCGATCATCGGGGACCTGCAAGGACCCAAGCTGCGGCTGGGTGACCTCGCAGTCGATCCGCTTGAGCTGACCGAAGGCGACGAACTGACGCTGTCCCCGCATGAAAACGCCGATCCCGAGCAGCCGTTCCTCGTGCCGATGCCGCATCCCGACGTTCTGCGCGATCTCAAGTTGGGCGACCGCATGCTGGTGGACGACGGCCAGATGGAGTTCGTGGTGCGCAGCAAAAAGGGCGACACGGTCGTTATCGAGGTGCTGACGGGCGGCATGCTGCATTCGCGCAAGGGCGTGTCGTTGCCCGACACGAGCCTGACGCTCTCCGCTATCACCGACAAGGATCGCGAAGACGTCAAGTTTGCCATCGAGCAGAAGGTCGATTTCATTGCCATGTCGTTCGTGCGCTCCGCCGATGACCTGCGCGAGCTGGGCTGGCTGGTGCGCCACCTGAACGGCGATGTGGCGCTGATCGCCAAAATCGAAAAAGCGGAGGCCATCGTCAATTTCGAGGGCATCCTGGAGCATTCGGATGCGATCATGGTCGCGCGCGGCGACCTGGGCGTGGAGACGCCCGCCGAGCGCGTGCCAGTCTACCAGAAGACGATCATCCGCCGCTGCAATCAGGTCGGCAAGCCGGTTATCACGGCGACGCAGATGCTCAACAGCATGATCGAAAGCCCGCGTCCCACCCGCGCCGAGGCCAGCGACGTGGCGAACGCGATCTTCGACGGCACGGACGCGGTCATGCTCTCCGGCGAGACGGCGGTGGGCAAATATCCGCTGCAATCGATCGAGATTATGACGCGCATCGCGCATATTGCGGAACAATACCTGCGCGAGCATCACGAGAGTCAGCCCAAGCTGACGCTGGACGAACTGCATACCGAGCAGCGCCGCAGCGTGTCGGCGGCGATCAGCCACGTCACGGACGAGATCGCGGATCTGCTTGACGCCAAGCTGATCGTGGCGAGCACGTGGACCGGCTACACGGCCCGGCGCGTGGCGCGCGAGCGCCCCTATACGCCGATCCTGGCGGCGACGCCCAGCCGCATCACGTATAACCGGCTGGCGCTGGTCTGGGGCGTGCGCCCGATGCTGGTGGACGAATTCCGCACCATCGACGAGATGACCGAGGTGATCATGCGCACGGCAGGCGAGCAGGAGATGGTCGAGCCGGGCGATCTGGTCGTGATTATCGGCGGTGTGCCCTTTGGCGTGGGCAACCAGACCAATTTCATGAAGGTGCTTCGCGTCGGCGAACGAGAGTAG
- a CDS encoding double zinc ribbon domain-containing protein, which produces MFDQDSLNTILLVAITVTGAVATAIWLGLIIWTWRDMHRRSRDPLAQIASTLLVAVLGVFGLIVYILLRPSETLAEAYERSLEEEALLQNIEEKPICPGCGRPVHTDWQVCPYCHTKLRKPCVNCGQLLELPWNLCPYCATPQIAPGEARSTARRQAVVAPPPDYDTVPEGDSPVEFVDDDAF; this is translated from the coding sequence ATGTTTGATCAGGACAGCCTAAACACGATTCTGCTGGTCGCCATCACCGTCACGGGCGCTGTCGCCACCGCCATCTGGCTGGGGCTGATCATCTGGACCTGGCGCGATATGCACCGCCGCTCGCGCGATCCGCTGGCACAGATCGCGTCCACGCTGCTGGTCGCCGTGCTGGGCGTCTTCGGTCTGATTGTCTACATCCTGCTGCGCCCCAGCGAGACGCTGGCTGAAGCCTACGAGCGCTCGCTCGAAGAGGAAGCCCTGCTCCAGAACATTGAGGAAAAACCGATCTGCCCCGGCTGTGGTCGCCCGGTCCACACCGACTGGCAGGTCTGCCCCTACTGCCACACCAAGCTGCGCAAGCCGTGCGTAAACTGCGGCCAGCTCCTTGAGCTCCCCTGGAACCTGTGCCCCTACTGCGCCACACCGCAGATCGCGCCCGGCGAAGCCCGATCCACCGCCCGGCGGCAGGCTGTGGTCGCCCCACCACCCGACTACGATACCGTGCCGGAGGGTGATAGCCCGGTCGAGTTTGTAGACGACGACGCTTTCTAA
- a CDS encoding SH3 domain-containing protein has protein sequence MLRRTALVVFVLVLLVPVAIVSAQDPPAVLDDVLADLSGRVGATVTLDTLETWRWDQVTYPDSSLGCAYAAANATQGSVNAYRFLLTYNGVAYDYRVPSAGGTLILCAGEAAAQTTPTPAATAAPGTAATPSGATTLTPAPTALPNVSVTGTVDPDATFEAIDICPDAPASRLVAGGEASANADLAAPVMWSAPNSSSAVIGEVTPGDVVTVLDGPQCAESQAWWRIEYDSMVGWVSEGTADDYAFAPEGVPPAAAPAGTESAEPAGTEAAEAVVPAPGTVTPLDSAQYDLPADREPLTLDNFENLTNFQALTLNDEVTQIAWSPDGGTLAITAAQGVWLFGTTNFDLAPRLLSVPNGPVYDAAFNTVTGILATAHADGTVRLWDTSIGGQIAVLQGHTASVRAVAFSPDGSVLASAGGDEDTGEGSEIRLWNATTGDAIAMLEGHTGMVTDLTFNVDGTLLASASVDNTVRLWDVISGTLAATYDDATAPVRAVLFKPDGTWLAAAGDDALVRLWEIGTDQSLVLEGHADPVLALTFGLEENILATAGGAAADTESDTTLHLRDITTGEQVGTLADLGAEPGAAVRSLILSPDATTLAFITYEGPGSTIHLWGVTGS, from the coding sequence GTGTTACGACGAACGGCTCTGGTTGTGTTCGTATTGGTACTGCTCGTCCCGGTCGCGATCGTCTCCGCGCAGGACCCGCCCGCCGTGCTCGACGACGTGCTGGCCGATCTCAGCGGACGTGTCGGGGCGACCGTCACGCTCGATACGCTGGAAACGTGGCGCTGGGATCAGGTCACTTATCCCGATTCCAGCCTCGGCTGTGCGTATGCCGCCGCCAACGCGACGCAGGGATCCGTGAATGCGTACCGCTTCCTGCTCACCTATAACGGCGTCGCCTACGACTACCGCGTCCCGTCCGCCGGGGGCACGCTGATCCTGTGCGCGGGCGAGGCTGCAGCCCAGACCACGCCGACCCCTGCCGCCACTGCCGCGCCGGGAACCGCGGCCACACCATCCGGGGCGACCACGCTGACGCCTGCGCCCACCGCGCTGCCCAACGTCAGCGTGACGGGCACGGTCGATCCCGACGCGACGTTTGAAGCCATCGACATCTGCCCCGATGCGCCCGCCTCGCGGCTGGTGGCAGGCGGCGAAGCGAGTGCCAATGCCGACCTCGCCGCGCCGGTGATGTGGAGCGCGCCCAACAGCAGCAGCGCCGTCATCGGTGAGGTGACGCCGGGCGACGTAGTAACGGTGCTCGACGGCCCGCAGTGCGCCGAGTCGCAGGCGTGGTGGCGCATCGAGTACGACTCGATGGTCGGCTGGGTGTCCGAAGGCACCGCCGACGACTACGCCTTCGCGCCAGAAGGCGTGCCGCCCGCTGCTGCCCCGGCGGGGACCGAATCCGCTGAGCCTGCCGGAACGGAAGCGGCGGAAGCTGTCGTGCCCGCACCGGGCACGGTCACGCCGCTGGACAGCGCGCAGTACGACCTGCCCGCCGACCGCGAACCGCTGACGCTGGACAACTTCGAGAACCTGACCAACTTCCAGGCCCTGACGCTGAACGACGAAGTGACGCAGATCGCGTGGTCACCAGACGGCGGCACGCTGGCGATCACGGCAGCACAGGGCGTCTGGCTGTTCGGCACGACCAACTTCGACCTTGCGCCGCGCCTGCTGAGCGTGCCCAACGGCCCCGTCTACGATGCCGCGTTCAACACGGTGACCGGCATCCTGGCAACCGCCCACGCCGACGGCACGGTCCGCCTGTGGGACACCTCCATCGGCGGGCAGATCGCCGTGCTCCAGGGGCACACGGCGTCCGTGCGCGCCGTCGCCTTCAGCCCGGACGGATCGGTGCTGGCATCGGCGGGCGGGGATGAAGACACCGGCGAGGGCAGCGAGATCCGGCTGTGGAACGCCACTACCGGCGACGCGATCGCCATGCTGGAAGGACACACGGGCATGGTGACCGATCTCACCTTCAACGTGGACGGCACCCTGCTGGCGTCCGCCAGCGTGGACAACACCGTGCGGCTGTGGGACGTGATCAGCGGCACGCTGGCGGCCACCTATGATGATGCGACCGCGCCCGTGCGCGCCGTGCTGTTCAAGCCGGATGGCACGTGGCTGGCCGCCGCCGGAGACGACGCCCTCGTGCGGCTGTGGGAGATCGGGACCGATCAGTCGCTGGTGCTGGAAGGCCACGCCGATCCGGTGCTGGCGCTGACCTTCGGCCTCGAGGAGAACATCCTGGCGACGGCGGGCGGCGCGGCAGCGGACACCGAAAGCGACACGACGCTGCACCTGAGGGATATCACCACGGGCGAACAGGTCGGCACGCTGGCCGATCTCGGCGCGGAGCCGGGCGCGGCGGTTCGCAGCCTGATCCTCAGCCCGGACGCCACGACGCTGGCGTTCATCACGTACGAGGGGCCGGGCAGCACGATCCACCTGTGGGGCGTGACCGGCTCCTGA
- the eno gene encoding phosphopyruvate hydratase, with protein sequence MSIIDTILGREVLDSRGNPTVEVEVYLDDGSMGRAIVPSGASTGEHEAIELRDGDKKRFGGKGVLKAVDNVNDTIAEAIVGWEATDQKGIDEALLELDGTENKSNLGANAMLGVSLAVAHAAAASVGLPLYRYLGGVYAHTLPVPMMNIMNGGKHAADSTDFQEFMIMPVGAESFHEALRWGAEIYAALKKVLSDKGHRTTVGDEGGFAPSLPSNEGAIEVILEAIQKAGYTPGEQIYLALDPAVSEIYEDGKYVLARENRKLSGEEMVRFWEDWTTRYPIISLEDGLQENDWDHWVMLNEAIGDRVQLVGDDLLVTNPERVAKAIELGACNSLLCKVNQIGTLTEAIAASRLSQAHNWSVVVSHRSGETEDATIADLVVALDAGQIKTGAPARSDRIAKYNQLLRIEEQLGSSAAYAGRNAFPNIKRQL encoded by the coding sequence ATGAGCATTATTGACACCATTCTGGGACGCGAAGTACTCGACTCGCGCGGGAATCCGACGGTTGAAGTCGAAGTATATCTTGATGACGGCAGCATGGGCCGCGCGATTGTGCCGAGCGGCGCCAGCACCGGCGAGCACGAAGCGATCGAGCTGCGTGACGGTGACAAGAAGCGCTTCGGCGGCAAGGGTGTGCTGAAGGCCGTCGATAACGTCAACGACACCATCGCCGAAGCAATCGTCGGCTGGGAAGCCACCGACCAGAAGGGCATCGACGAAGCCCTGCTCGAACTCGATGGAACCGAAAACAAGAGCAACCTCGGCGCGAACGCCATGCTGGGCGTGTCCCTGGCCGTAGCGCACGCGGCGGCGGCCAGCGTTGGCCTGCCCCTGTACCGCTACCTGGGCGGCGTCTACGCCCACACGCTGCCCGTGCCTATGATGAACATCATGAACGGCGGCAAGCACGCGGCAGACAGCACTGACTTCCAGGAATTCATGATCATGCCCGTCGGCGCGGAATCGTTCCACGAGGCGCTGCGCTGGGGCGCTGAAATCTACGCCGCGCTGAAGAAGGTCCTGAGCGACAAGGGCCACCGCACCACGGTTGGTGACGAGGGTGGTTTCGCCCCCAGCCTGCCCAGCAACGAGGGCGCGATCGAAGTGATCCTCGAAGCGATCCAGAAGGCGGGCTACACCCCCGGCGAGCAGATCTATCTGGCGCTCGACCCCGCCGTCAGCGAAATCTACGAAGACGGCAAGTACGTCCTCGCGCGTGAAAACCGCAAGCTGAGCGGCGAAGAAATGGTCCGCTTCTGGGAAGACTGGACCACCCGCTACCCGATCATCTCGCTGGAAGACGGCCTGCAGGAAAACGACTGGGATCACTGGGTGATGCTGAACGAAGCCATCGGTGACCGCGTGCAGCTCGTCGGTGACGACCTGCTGGTGACCAACCCCGAGCGCGTGGCGAAGGCCATCGAGCTGGGCGCGTGCAACAGCCTGCTGTGCAAGGTGAACCAGATCGGCACGCTGACCGAAGCGATCGCCGCCAGCCGCCTGAGCCAGGCGCACAACTGGAGCGTTGTCGTCAGCCACCGCAGCGGCGAGACCGAAGACGCGACCATCGCGGATCTGGTCGTCGCGCTCGACGCGGGCCAGATCAAGACCGGCGCGCCCGCGCGCTCGGACCGTATCGCCAAGTACAACCAGCTCCTGCGCATCGAGGAACAGCTCGGTTCGTCGGCGGCCTACGCGGGACGCAACGCGTTCCCGAACATCAAGCGCCAACTGTAG
- a CDS encoding acylphosphatase, with translation MSSEHQDDRVRLHAVIHGLVQGVNFRANTQREAAQLGLTGWVTNRFDGTVEVVAEGPRSQVQALERFLHRGPRLAEVERVERHYDRATGEFGGFNIRY, from the coding sequence ATGTCGAGCGAACATCAGGACGATCGCGTCCGGCTGCATGCCGTGATTCACGGGCTGGTGCAGGGCGTCAACTTCCGGGCCAACACGCAGCGCGAAGCCGCGCAGCTCGGCCTGACGGGTTGGGTGACCAACCGCTTCGACGGCACGGTGGAGGTCGTCGCGGAAGGGCCGCGCAGCCAGGTCCAGGCGCTGGAACGCTTCCTGCACCGGGGGCCGCGTCTGGCCGAGGTGGAACGCGTCGAGCGCCACTACGACCGCGCGACGGGCGAGTTCGGCGGGTTCAATATCCGGTATTGA
- the rseP gene encoding RIP metalloprotease RseP, which yields MDSFVLGIASFMLVLIPLVIIHEFGHFIAAKLSGITVLEFGIGFPPRAAVLFRKGDTIYTLNWLPIGGFVRPFGEDMVKPKTEAELSTDRQEIKERGIKNPKSVNEAGPWQRMFFMAAGPGINFLTALLLFIVVALVGQPYARADIAVYDLIPGSPADDAGLQQGDIIETVNGDHLDSAADFNDWIADHQGEQMTLQIQRGDEQFDVTMTADASLSTDGERAYITGLTEGMPAYDAGLQIEDLIIAVDDIQITSIGQLQRYTQDHEGDEIQVTVLRGDEQLTVPVTPREDSDGVVRIGIEIAGLKPAAVGLTAVNRDTETYTRALPVGEALRTGFDQFTSTFELLYDFVHDLFTGDIALSAARPVSPIGIGQLGGPVLEQSLDQNAAYPIVMFAAIISISLAITNLLPIPGLDGGRILFVVIELIRGKPMAPEREGLIHLIGLLLLLGLIAFTVINDIINPIDIGSLK from the coding sequence ATGGATAGTTTCGTGTTGGGCATTGCGTCGTTTATGTTGGTGCTGATTCCGCTCGTGATCATTCACGAGTTCGGACACTTCATCGCCGCCAAGCTGTCGGGGATCACCGTCCTGGAATTCGGCATCGGGTTTCCGCCGCGCGCTGCCGTGCTGTTCCGCAAGGGCGATACCATCTATACGCTCAACTGGCTGCCCATCGGTGGCTTCGTCCGGCCCTTTGGCGAAGACATGGTCAAACCCAAAACCGAGGCTGAGCTTTCCACCGACCGCCAGGAAATCAAAGAGCGCGGGATCAAGAACCCCAAGAGCGTCAACGAGGCCGGGCCGTGGCAGCGCATGTTCTTCATGGCCGCCGGACCGGGCATCAACTTTCTGACCGCGCTGCTGCTGTTCATCGTGGTGGCGCTGGTCGGCCAGCCCTACGCGCGCGCCGACATCGCCGTGTACGACCTGATCCCCGGCTCCCCCGCCGACGATGCGGGTTTGCAGCAGGGTGATATCATCGAGACGGTCAACGGCGATCACCTGGACTCCGCCGCCGATTTCAACGACTGGATCGCGGATCACCAGGGCGAGCAGATGACGCTGCAAATCCAGCGCGGCGACGAGCAGTTCGACGTCACCATGACCGCCGACGCCAGCCTCTCGACCGACGGCGAGCGCGCCTACATCACCGGCCTCACCGAAGGCATGCCTGCCTACGATGCCGGGCTGCAAATCGAAGACCTGATCATCGCGGTGGATGACATCCAGATCACCAGCATTGGGCAGTTGCAGCGCTACACGCAGGACCACGAGGGCGACGAGATTCAAGTCACCGTGCTGCGCGGTGACGAGCAGCTCACCGTTCCGGTTACCCCGCGCGAAGACTCGGACGGCGTGGTCCGCATCGGCATCGAGATCGCCGGGTTGAAGCCCGCCGCCGTGGGCCTGACCGCCGTCAACCGCGACACGGAAACGTACACACGCGCGCTGCCGGTCGGCGAGGCGCTGCGGACCGGGTTCGACCAGTTCACCAGCACCTTCGAGCTGCTGTACGACTTCGTGCACGACCTGTTCACCGGCGACATCGCCCTGTCGGCGGCGCGCCCGGTCAGCCCCATCGGCATCGGCCAGTTGGGCGGTCCGGTGCTCGAGCAGAGCCTGGACCAGAACGCGGCCTACCCGATCGTGATGTTCGCGGCGATCATCAGCATTTCGCTGGCGATCACAAACCTGCTGCCCATCCCCGGCCTGGACGGGGGGCGCATTCTGTTCGTGGTCATCGAGTTGATTCGCGGCAAGCCGATGGCGCCGGAGCGCGAGGGCCTGATCCACCTTATCGGCCTGCTGCTGTTGTTGGGACTGATCGCCTTCACCGTCATCAACGACATCATCAACCCGATTGACATTGGGAGCCTGAAGTAA